From one Musa acuminata AAA Group cultivar baxijiao chromosome BXJ2-6, Cavendish_Baxijiao_AAA, whole genome shotgun sequence genomic stretch:
- the LOC135615927 gene encoding probable F-box protein At2g36090 yields MATASPATTIEDLHADMLTRALRHLDGPALAAASCANVHLRSLASQPDLWCDLCLATWPALHHPRLLRLLSFFPNSYRSFFSDAFPSPSPLTVIPPAAGDDEASLPSELISAVDLQHRGSPILSRVLETDTSTAWFRGAHFRLDALDPKDSSLPTLLAAATPEDLTLNWIFIDPHRRRAVRATSRRPVAIDKHWITGETVVRFATVLGDGCAIGVVATCVEETGQVREVSLTAECVDGVCLSGRDGLAVLRAAMEGSRRREEAAVAERRRWEEFSGLRMRRKEAVSRREQMVDLACAAVAAAGLLALFAVTVFR; encoded by the coding sequence ATGGCCACCGCGTCGCCGGCGACCACCATAGAGGACCTCCACGCGGACATGCTAACCCGCGCCCTCCGCCACCTCGACGGACCAGCTCTCGCCGCTGCCAGCTGCGCCAACGTCCACCTTCGCTCCCTCGCCTCCCAGCCCGACCTCTGGTGCGACCTCTGCCTCGCTACCTGGCCCGCCCTCCACCACCCCCGGCTCCTTCGCCTCCTGTCCTTCTTCCCCAATTCTTACCGCTCCTTCTTCTCCGACGCCTTTCCTTCCCCCTCCCCGCTTACCGTAATCCCCCCCGCCGCCGGCGACGACGAGGCCAGTCTCCCATCCGAACTTATCTCCGCCGTCGACCTCCAACACCGGGGCTCCCCCATCTTATCTCGCGTCCTCGAGACCGACACCTCCACCGCCTGGTTCAGGGGCGCCCATTTCCGCCTCGACGCCCTCGACCCGAAGGACTCATCTCTGCCGACGCTGCTCGCCGCCGCGACACCCGAAGACCTAACGCTGAATTGGATCTTCATCGACCCCCACCGGCGGCGGGCCGTGAGAGCGACGAGCCGGCGGCCGGTGGCCATCGATAAGCACTGGATCACCGGCGAGACGGTGGTCCGGTTTGCGACGGTCCTGGGCGATGGGTGCGCCATCGGGGTGGTGGCCACGTGCGTGGAGGAGACTGGGCAGGTGCGCGAGGTAAGCCTGACGGCGGAGTGCGTCGATGGGGTCTGCTTGAGCGGGAGAGACGGCTTGGCGGTACTGCGGGCTGCGATGGAGGGCAGCAGGAGGAGAGAAgaggcggcggtggcggagaGGAGGCGCTGGGAGGAGTTTTCCGGGCTCCGGATGAGGCGGAAAGAGGCGGTTTCGCGGCGGGAGCAGATGGTGGACTTGGCCTGCGCTGCCGTGGCCGCGGCGGGGTTGCTGGCGCTCTTCGCGGTTACGGTTTTTAGGTAG
- the LOC135615928 gene encoding small RNA-binding protein 11, chloroplastic-like: protein MAALRRGMMQSIRSTARFKDHRIHGNSNLDNCGLLRPFQLVSARGIVSKLFVGGLSSSTTEDCLSEAFSQFGQVIEAKIIIDKVSKRSKGFGFVTFASEEEAQKALEEMDRKVLNGRVVFIEHAKVKRRFDDAGPIAIGLSKPPGCQ from the exons ATGGCGGCTCTCCGAAGAGGGATGATGCAATCCATCCGTAGCACTGCAAGGTTTAAGGATCATCGTATTCATGGAAACTCTAATCTTGACAACTGTGGACTTCTCCGTCCCTTCCAACTCGTTTCCGCAAGAGGGATCGTCTCCAAGCTCTTCGTCGGAG GGCTTTCGTCCTCTACGACAGAAGACTGTTTATCTGAAGCCTTTTCACAATTTGGGCAAGTGATTGAAG CTAAAATAATTATCGACAAAGTTTCCAAGAGATCAAAGGGATTTGGGTTTGTGACATTTGCCTCAGAAGAAGAAGCCCAAAAAGCTCTTGAAGAAATGGACCGCAAG GTTCTGAATGGTCGAGTAGTATTTATTGAGCATGCTAAGGTCAAACGACGTTTCGATGATGCTGGCCCAATTGCAATTGGACTTTCTAAGCCACCTGGGTGCCAGTGA
- the LOC103990035 gene encoding uncharacterized protein LOC103990035, which yields MARLTLEQISHESKDGTATTSLSLSHRALSDVSCLSNFRNLERLDLNCNCLSSLEDLSSCVNLKWLSVVENKLETLKGVVGLSKLMVLNAGKNRLRAMSEIESIISLRALILNDNKISHICKLDQLGFLNTLVLSRNPIYDIGDSLMKAKSITKLSLSHCQIQEIGSSLISCVDLKEAKFAHNQIGTLPADLAQNTKLQSLDVGSNLIENWSDIKVLSALHNLKNLNLQGNPIAEKDKLAKKVKKMVPRLRIFNTRPIETTAGAERLSHSKDDNFLPYSSENEAATRLNKNRLKSDVNVSKNVLHKSGNGDDNRPASTNVVEKEMEKKKSKSRTKKAVAMDDNPPRDSTDSRVDKKAKGKQHTDKDEIKFEGIDDVETPFVDLIFSKNTTTQQVEGYRKGHEMVADGKLVGALVLNNAKKRKWSKSTSTDALALQLQPPASDVGMGGPSTWGD from the exons ATGGCGCGCCTCACCCTGGAGCAAATCTCCCACGAGAGCAAGGATGGCACCGCGACCACCTCCCTTAGTCTCTCCCATCGAGCACTTTCCGAT GTATCGTGTTTGAGCAATTTCCGGAACTTGGAGCGACTCGATCTCAATTGCAACTGCCTCTCATCTCTCGAG GATCTGTCGTCATGCGTCAATTTAAAATGGTTGTCCGTGGTGGAAAACAAGCTTGAAACGTTGAAAGGCGTCGTAGGCCTTTCCAAGCTGATG GTGTTGAATGCTGGTAAGAATAGACTTCGGGCAATGAGTGAGATTGAATCTATAATTAGTCTACGAGCTCTAATCTTGAATG ATAACAAGATATCCCACATTTGCAAGCTTGATCAGCTGGGATTTTTGAATACGCTTG TTCTTTCTCGGAACCCAATTTATGATATTGGTGACTCCTTGATGAAGGCAAAATCTATCACAAAA CTATCTCTTTCTCACTGCCAAATTCAAGAGATTGGATCTTCCCTCATTTCATGTGTAGACTTAAAGGAAGCTAAATTTGCTCACAACCAGATCGGA ACTCTCCCAGCTGACTTGGCTCAAAACACCAAACTTCAAAGTTTGGATGTGGGGAGTAATTTAATTGAGAACTGGTCAGACATAAAG GTCCTTTCTGCGTTACACAATTTAAAAAACCTCAATTTGCAGGGAAATCCTATTGCCGAGAAAGATAAACTAGCCAAGAAG GTCAAAAAAATGGTACCACGCTTGCGGATATTTAATACTAGGCCAATTGAAACTACAGCAGGAGCAGAAAGATTAAGTCACAGCAAGGATGATAATTTTCTTCCCTATTCCAGCGAAAATGAAGCAGCAACTAGACTGAACAAGAATAGACTGAAATCAGACGTTAATGTCTCTAAGAATGTTCTGCACAAGTCCGGCAATGGTGATGATAATCGACCAGCTTCCACTAATGTAGTTGAAAAGgaaatggaaaagaaaaaatcgaaatcgagAACCAAGAAAGCAGTTGCAATGGATGACAATCCCCCCAGGGATTCTACGGACTCACGAGTAGATAAAAAGGCAAAAGGGAAGCAGCATACGGATAAAGATGAAATCAAGTTTGAAGGGATTGATGATGTAGAAACACCATTTGTGGACCTTATTTTCTCAAAAAATACCACCACTCAACAGGTTGAAGGGTATAGGAAAGGCCATGAAATGGTTGCTGATGGGAAACTTGTTGGAGCATTGGTTCTGAATAATGCTAAAAAGAGGAAATGGTCCAAAAGCACATCAACAGATGCATTAGCACTACAGCTCCAGCCCCCTGCCTCAGATGTTGGAATGGGTGGGCCATCAACATGGGGAGATTAG